In Pseudobacter ginsenosidimutans, the following are encoded in one genomic region:
- a CDS encoding porin family protein — protein MHKKYCLATCLCLLLSIFLNAQLRVGVKGGLNFNQPVGKEKNGSGTGKHIDRYDLHTDFHAGLTADIPVTQKFHIRPDLLFSRRMAKYGTSSTEGSVYRFYEETLKADFLEIPVHFVYYHQMKHLALYLGGGPYIGFALSGKAKNYGGSRTGTDLGEQISVYASQEEDWYKKTSFGAVLAAGIDLPFGLTGELSVHRAFNDVNNSHLVNTNTKVINFNYAVSVGYLLGRKRS, from the coding sequence CTGCTTATGCCTTTTGTTATCCATTTTCCTCAATGCCCAGCTCCGGGTAGGAGTGAAGGGAGGATTGAACTTCAATCAACCTGTAGGTAAAGAGAAGAATGGTTCCGGTACCGGAAAACATATAGACAGGTATGATCTCCACACTGACTTTCATGCCGGATTAACGGCCGATATCCCCGTAACTCAGAAATTCCATATCAGACCGGACCTGCTCTTTTCCCGGAGAATGGCCAAATATGGAACGAGCTCTACTGAAGGTTCGGTTTATCGTTTTTATGAAGAAACCCTGAAGGCCGATTTTTTAGAGATTCCTGTGCATTTTGTGTATTATCATCAGATGAAGCATCTTGCTTTATACCTGGGAGGAGGCCCTTATATTGGATTTGCGTTGTCCGGAAAAGCGAAGAACTATGGGGGATCGCGGACAGGTACTGATCTGGGAGAGCAAATTTCCGTTTACGCATCTCAGGAAGAAGACTGGTATAAGAAAACCAGCTTCGGCGCTGTGCTGGCGGCTGGTATCGATCTGCCTTTTGGATTAACGGGAGAGCTGAGCGTTCATCGTGCATTCAATGACGTGAACAATTCGCATTTGGTGAACACCAATACAAAGGTGATCAATTTCAATTATGCTGTATCGGTAGGATACCTGCTTGGCAGGAAGCGAAGCTGA
- a CDS encoding porin family protein, whose translation MKKTITLFALLFAFSVAWSQTRLGVKGGFTLSNLRMTGTVNGDMESESGNSAAGFHIGMIADMPAGRNFHIRPELLIVSKGSTIEDVDENGYTAKVKFRPYYLELPVNFLFHKTFPRSGAAIYLGGGPVFSYGIGGKTTVGDTKVDVFNPGGLKRFDLGLGWIFGFDLPNGLTFSLSANTGLLNVYEENPQYNPYDIKMRSSSFNVSIGYLLQ comes from the coding sequence ATGAAAAAAACAATTACCCTCTTTGCATTACTGTTCGCTTTCTCAGTTGCCTGGAGTCAAACGCGCCTCGGCGTCAAAGGCGGCTTCACTCTAAGCAATCTGCGTATGACCGGCACCGTTAATGGAGATATGGAAAGCGAAAGTGGTAACAGTGCTGCCGGTTTTCATATCGGCATGATCGCAGATATGCCTGCCGGCAGGAACTTTCACATCAGACCGGAACTGCTGATCGTTTCCAAAGGAAGCACCATTGAAGATGTTGATGAAAACGGTTATACTGCAAAAGTGAAATTCAGGCCCTATTACCTGGAGCTGCCTGTCAATTTCCTTTTCCACAAAACATTCCCCCGTTCAGGCGCCGCCATCTATCTTGGAGGCGGGCCGGTTTTCAGCTACGGGATCGGTGGCAAGACCACTGTGGGCGATACGAAAGTGGATGTTTTCAATCCAGGTGGCCTCAAAAGATTTGATCTGGGCCTTGGCTGGATATTCGGTTTCGATCTGCCTAATGGCCTGACCTTCAGCCTGAGTGCCAATACTGGTTTGCTGAATGTGTATGAGGAAAATCCCCAATACAATCCTTACGATATCAAGATGCGGAGCTCATCCTTCAATGTTAGTATCGGCTACCTGCTGCAATAA
- a CDS encoding alpha/beta hydrolase family protein yields the protein MKTTPLLLSALLLATMAQAQKKPLDHSVYDGWQAIGERSISNNGKYVAYTINPQEGDGTLVIQATDNSFKKEFARGANAVITPDNRFVIFRLKPFFKDLREARIKKKKPDEMPKDTLVIFEFGKDSIFRVPRVKGFKTPEKGTGQWVAYLMEKALPGPPKVPAKPDSLTQLSNLEKMADSLIRVSDSLRKKAVEARTKGLSILQPAKKEGKPGPKNDDPVEEGTELVLKNLYTGEERKYTLVSDYDFSEKGNVLLVETTRKNNDSLTQSLILWTSLPSGKTDTVMRKFNDARNFSFDKEGTQLAFTAERDSVAKALVKFHRLWYYKAGDDSAHMRADRNTPGIAKGLTVSDSYTPQFSKDGQKLYFGLLPIRKPKDTSLVDFETARLDIWNYKDDYLQPQQLLNLQSDLRRSYLAVFNNPDAKNAVQLGADDAENVFTANEGNADFVLAFSSKGNRVASQWQGFSYNNAFLISTADASRKLVKEKKRGGFSTSPSARFVAWYDPEKKNYFAYEVATGQTRDLTSKITTTRFWDDEDDHPDDPGNFGFAKWLENDEAVLIYDRYDIWQIDPTGKAAPVNITNGFGKKNKIELRILTTDREARFVKLNEQLLFEAFDHTSKYGGYFTKKLDVHGDPVKLYMGPYGMVFSAKAKDAEIYMLGMMDIREPMNLNVSSDLQNFTKLSDINPQQKDYNWLTVELMKWKMFDGKESEGLLFKPENFDPKKKYPVIFYFYERNADNLYNYRAPAPSASVVNIPYFVSNGYLVFDPNIWYKNGQPGESAYNSVVSAAKMLARLPFVDSTKMAIQGQSWGGYQVAYLVTRTNMFAAAGAGAPVANMTSAYGGIRWGSGLNRQFQYERTQSRIGATLWQRQDLYIKNSPLFTANKVNTPLLIMHNDMDGAVPWYQGIEYFTALRRLGKKVWMLQYNGEDHNLVERRNRKDLSIRLGQFFDHYLKGAPAPKWMTEGVPATEKGIDWGTGTETSNSTKAGF from the coding sequence ATGAAGACAACCCCCCTGTTATTATCGGCCCTGCTTCTGGCTACGATGGCGCAGGCCCAGAAAAAACCTCTGGATCATTCGGTGTATGATGGCTGGCAAGCCATTGGAGAAAGATCCATCAGCAACAATGGAAAATATGTGGCCTATACCATCAATCCGCAGGAAGGCGACGGTACCCTGGTGATCCAGGCAACCGACAACAGTTTCAAAAAAGAATTCGCCCGTGGCGCCAATGCAGTGATCACGCCGGATAACCGGTTTGTTATCTTCCGTCTGAAACCTTTCTTCAAAGATCTGCGCGAAGCGCGTATCAAAAAGAAAAAGCCGGACGAAATGCCCAAAGACACACTCGTGATCTTTGAATTCGGAAAAGACAGCATTTTCCGCGTACCCCGCGTGAAAGGTTTCAAAACTCCGGAAAAAGGAACAGGACAATGGGTGGCTTATCTCATGGAGAAAGCATTACCTGGCCCTCCCAAAGTGCCGGCCAAACCGGACTCGCTTACACAACTCTCCAACCTGGAGAAAATGGCCGATAGCCTTATCCGCGTATCTGACAGTCTCCGTAAAAAAGCGGTGGAAGCACGCACCAAAGGATTGTCCATTCTCCAGCCGGCCAAAAAAGAGGGAAAGCCCGGCCCAAAGAATGATGATCCGGTGGAAGAAGGAACAGAGCTGGTGCTGAAGAATCTCTATACAGGCGAAGAAAGAAAATATACACTCGTCTCCGATTATGATTTCAGCGAAAAGGGAAATGTGCTGCTGGTGGAAACCACCCGCAAGAACAATGATTCCCTCACGCAATCGCTCATACTCTGGACCTCATTACCTTCCGGTAAAACGGATACGGTCATGCGTAAATTCAATGATGCCCGTAATTTTTCTTTCGATAAGGAAGGAACACAGCTGGCATTCACAGCCGAACGCGATAGTGTTGCCAAAGCCCTGGTGAAATTCCACAGGCTCTGGTATTACAAAGCGGGTGACGACAGTGCGCATATGCGCGCAGACAGGAATACACCAGGCATTGCCAAAGGACTTACGGTTAGCGATTCCTACACGCCGCAGTTCAGTAAGGATGGACAAAAACTCTACTTCGGATTGCTGCCCATCCGTAAGCCTAAAGACACATCGCTGGTGGACTTTGAAACAGCCCGCCTCGATATCTGGAATTATAAGGACGATTACCTGCAGCCGCAGCAACTGCTGAACCTGCAATCGGATCTCCGCAGAAGTTATCTGGCTGTATTCAATAATCCTGATGCAAAAAATGCAGTGCAGCTGGGCGCCGATGATGCTGAGAATGTATTCACAGCCAATGAAGGCAATGCTGATTTTGTGCTGGCCTTCAGTTCCAAAGGGAATCGGGTGGCTTCACAATGGCAGGGCTTTTCGTACAATAATGCCTTTCTCATTTCAACTGCGGATGCTTCACGCAAACTGGTGAAAGAGAAAAAACGCGGCGGCTTTAGTACATCACCGTCCGCAAGATTTGTAGCATGGTATGATCCTGAAAAGAAGAACTATTTTGCTTACGAAGTGGCTACCGGCCAGACCCGTGACCTCACTTCCAAAATAACCACCACCCGTTTCTGGGACGATGAAGATGATCACCCCGATGATCCCGGTAATTTCGGCTTCGCCAAATGGCTGGAGAATGATGAGGCTGTACTGATCTATGACCGCTATGATATCTGGCAGATCGACCCTACCGGCAAGGCAGCACCTGTCAATATCACGAATGGTTTTGGTAAAAAGAACAAGATCGAATTGCGCATACTCACTACCGATAGGGAAGCCCGCTTTGTGAAACTAAACGAGCAACTGCTCTTCGAGGCCTTTGACCACACCAGCAAGTATGGTGGTTATTTCACAAAGAAACTGGATGTGCACGGAGATCCTGTAAAACTCTATATGGGACCTTATGGCATGGTATTTAGCGCGAAAGCAAAAGATGCGGAAATATATATGCTCGGTATGATGGACATCAGGGAGCCAATGAATTTGAATGTGTCGTCCGATCTGCAGAACTTCACCAAACTCAGCGATATCAACCCGCAACAGAAAGATTACAACTGGCTGACTGTTGAACTGATGAAATGGAAAATGTTCGATGGAAAGGAATCTGAAGGACTGCTCTTCAAGCCGGAGAACTTCGATCCCAAAAAGAAGTACCCCGTGATCTTCTATTTCTACGAACGCAATGCGGATAACCTGTACAATTATCGTGCACCGGCTCCGAGCGCTTCGGTTGTGAATATTCCTTATTTCGTGAGTAATGGCTACCTGGTGTTTGATCCGAATATCTGGTACAAGAATGGTCAGCCAGGTGAAAGCGCTTACAACTCTGTAGTGTCTGCCGCGAAGATGCTCGCCAGGCTGCCATTTGTGGACTCTACCAAAATGGCTATCCAGGGTCAAAGCTGGGGCGGCTACCAGGTGGCCTATCTTGTTACACGCACCAATATGTTTGCTGCTGCCGGCGCCGGCGCTCCTGTAGCGAATATGACAAGCGCATATGGTGGCATCCGCTGGGGAAGCGGACTGAACAGGCAATTCCAGTATGAACGCACGCAAAGCCGTATTGGCGCTACCTTGTGGCAGAGACAGGATCTTTATATCAAGAACTCTCCGTTGTTCACCGCCAACAAAGTGAATACGCCGCTGCTGATCATGCACAATGATATGGATGGTGCAGTTCCCTGGTACCAGGGCATCGAATATTTTACTGCCTTGCGCAGGCTGGGCAAGAAAGTATGGATGCTGCAGTACAACGGTGAAGATCATAACCTGGTGGAAAGAAGGAACCGCAAGGATTTGAGTATCCGCCTGGGCCAGTTCTTTGATCATTACCTGAAAGGAGCCCCCGCACCCAAATGGATGACAGAAGGTGTTCCGGCCACAGAGAAGGGTATCGACTGGGGTACTGGCACTGAAACCAGCAATAGTACAAAAGCAGGCTTCTGA